A portion of the Tachysurus fulvidraco isolate hzauxx_2018 chromosome 8, HZAU_PFXX_2.0, whole genome shotgun sequence genome contains these proteins:
- the calm2b gene encoding calmodulin 2b, (phosphorylase kinase, delta), producing MADQLTEEQIAEFKEAFSLFDKDGDGTITTKELGTVMRSLGQNPTEAELQDMINEVDADGNGTIDFPEFLTMMARKMKDTDSEEEIREAFRVFDKDGNGYISAAELRHVMTNLGEKLTDEEVDEMIREADIDGDGQVNYEEFVQMMTAK from the exons GCTGATCAACTGACAGAAGAGCAGATTGCTG AATTCAAAGAGGCCTTCTCGCTATTTGACAAAGATGGAGATGGCACCATTACCACTAAAGAGCTTGGTACAGTGATGCGTTCTCTTGGGCAGAACCCAACGGAAGCTGAACTTCAGGATATGATCAATGAAGTGGATGCAGATG GTAATGGAACAATAGACTTTCCAGAGTTCTTGACCATGATGGCAAGGAAGAtgaaagacacagacagtgaggaagagaTCAGGGAAGCTTTCAGAGTATTTGACAAG GATGGAAATGGATACATCAGTGCTGCTGAGCTGCGTCATGTCATGACAAACTTGGGGGAGAAGTTAACAGACGAGGAAGTTGATGAAATGATCAGAGAAGCAGATATTGATGGTGATGGCCAGGTCAATTATGAAG AATTTGTACAGATGATGACAGCGAAGTGA
- the LOC113662684 gene encoding epithelial cell adhesion molecule-like: MISGVSIMLCLIFIFGSSYALIPKCFQVKAEVYHSQLFSENNITALTDDEGLYDPECQPNGLFKAKQCNSSDVCWCVDSAGVRQSDNGDRNLQCEELVLPNWVRIEMKHKKTSNLLALSQLQRAISTAIQEPDPNVDSKTEVKYNVDARLITIEVRKNRDDQKKKESLLAYYMGKDVVVQSLFSDQLKFEPSFEGEKLEIESIIVYYVDEKEPKHSMQMFTTGLLIVTGVFILAACLGILILLLIRKQKRGQYAKAQTCEMEEI; this comes from the exons atGATTTCTGGTGTGAGCATAATGCTTTGTTTGATCTTCATTTTTGGATCATCTTATGCTT TGATTCCAAAATGCTTCCAGGTGAAAGCAGAAGTCTACCACTCTCAGCTGTTCTCAGAGAATAATATAACAGCTCTGACTGATGATGAAGGGCTTTATGATCCAGAGTGTCAACCCAATGGACTCTTCAAGGCCAAGCAGTGCAATAGCAGTGATGTGTGCTGGTGTGTAGACAGTGCAGGTGTGCGTCAATCTGACAACGGTGACAGAAACCTTCAGTGTGAGGAGTTAGTTCTGCCAAA CTGGGTACGTATTGAGATGAAGCACAAGAAGACCAGCAACCTCTTGGCGCTTTCCCAGTTGCAGAG GGCTATTAGCACTGCTATTCAGGAACCAGATCCAAATGTGGATAGTAAAACTGAAGTCAAG TATAATGTTGATGCTCGTCTCATCACCATTGAGGTGAGGAAAAATCGTGATGATCAGAAAAAGAAGGAGTCTCTGTTGGCCTACTACATGGGGAAAGAT GTTGTAGTGCAGTCACTCTTCAGTGACCAACTTAAGTTTGAACCATCATTCGAAGGGGAAAAACTGGAGATTGAGAGCATCATAGTTTATTATGTGGATGAGAAAGAACCCAAACATAGCATGCAAATGTTCACTACAGGCCTTCTGATTGTCACTGGTGTGTTCATCCTGGCAGCTTGTCTTGGGATCCTCATTCTG CTCTTgatcagaaaacaaaagaggGGCCAATATGCAAAAGCTCAG ACTTGTGAAATGGAGGAGATTTAG